From Nerophis lumbriciformis linkage group LG09, RoL_Nlum_v2.1, whole genome shotgun sequence, one genomic window encodes:
- the defbl2 gene encoding beta-defensin-like 2 codes for MKRFSLVLLFLLLMFTVGEGIDHELQYWTCGHRGLCRRFCYAQEYIVHHHGCPRRYRCCAIRF; via the exons ATGAAGCGATTCAGTTTGGTTCTCCTTTTTCTTCTCCTGATGTTTACGGTCGGGGAGG GTATTGATCACGAACTGCAATACTGGACATGTGGGCATAGAGGACTCTGCAGACGGTTCTGCTATGCTCAGGAGTACATTGTCCATCATCATGGGTGCCCGAGAAGATACAG GTGCTGTGCCATACGCTTCTAA
- the mepcea gene encoding 7SK snRNA methylphosphate capping enzyme isoform X2, protein MSVDEDTVKTGSPQATSTSSLQLSECSGSCSGVSVLVEGATGATRDLAAACPVPGTAASPKHSSTVDSLTHSNSTGLRSKGNEAGINRRNNFHHPKQHQQMRVTKRRNTSNFSFKHPTSGKRRRRANSESDSVLPTNFLLGGNIFDPLNLNSLQDEEVNRALNAETPKSSPLPLKSRDPVEILIPRDITDPLNLNSSISDSSFLVAPLKSGGRRRHRNRHHGGSISAAQLSSSESGKNEVKPGESAPFPSALPSLSNPDVSKASNSVSCGEGDSREHSTDDSSFSGGANQHTSRRKRRRNSGKMDPPMCQSTPAAKSTSGEQDHKSGGHKNSFHTSRSGCKSGPAGRQQQQPHNQTRDQQKKKFQYGNYNKYYGYRNPSASEDPRVCVFRPEWFEGKHVLDLGCNSGHLTLYIAKMLRPARILGLDIDNGLVHAARKNIRHYLSELQTQEARRATQEKDGGQQDSVSSQSDKKHTERKENGSALKEATNDSCGRDEAKTPRRDGKVEEVEQESCDKSGSCSFPLSLQISRGPIAAPPLTETSTTRPGEFPSNVSFIKANYVLQNDNLLITQRPEYDVILCLSVTKWVHLNWGDNGLKRLFKRVYRHLHPGGVFILEPQPWQSYVKRKKLTDTITRNFHSIRLKPDQFSSYLTNEVGFTSVEFLGTPKSSSRGFQRPIYLFQK, encoded by the exons ATGTCTGTTGACGAAGACACTGTAAAAACTGGTAGCCCACAGGCTACCTCGACTTCATCCCTGCAGCTGTCAGAATGCTCTGGAAGCTGCAGCGGTGTGTCAGTACTGGTGGAAGGTGCCACAGGGGCCACCCGGGACTTGGCGGCTGCTTGTCCTGTCCCTGGCACCGCTGCCTCACCAAAACACTCTAGCACTGTTGACTCTCTTACGCACTCAAACAGCACTGGATTGAGATCCAAAGGGAATGAGGCTGGCATCAATCGCAGGAACAACTTCCACCACCCCAAACAGCATCAACAAATGAGAGTGACGAAGCGGCGCAACACGTCAAACTTTAGTTTCAAGCATCCGACTTCTGGTAAAAGACGACGACGAGCAAACTCAGAAAGTGACTCTGTCCTGCCAACTAACTTCCTCTTAGGTGGGAACATTTTCGACCCGCTCAATCTTAACAGCTTACAGGATGAGGAGGTTAACCGGGCACTCAATGCTGAGACGCCAAAATCCTCCCCGCTGCCCCTAAAGAGTCGAGACCCCGTGGAGATCCTCATTCCCAGGGACATCACAGATCCTTTGAATTTGAACAGCAGCATATCAGACAGCAGCTTTTTGGTGGCACCTTTAAAGAGTGGCGGAAGGAGGAGGCATCGCAACAGACATCACGGGGGCAGCATTTCAGCTGCACAGTTGAGCTCGTCAGAATCGGGGAAAAATGAAGTTAAACCTGGAGAATCTGCGCCATTTCCTAGTGCACTACCTTCACTTTCTAATCCAGACGTCTCTAAAGCATCAAATAGTGTCTCCTGTGGCGAGGGGGATTCACGTGAACACTCTACTGACGA CTCCTCCTTTTCAGGAGGAGCAAATCAGCACACAAGCAGGCGCAAGCGAAGGCGCAACTCTGGCAAAATGGACCCACCTATGTGTCAGTCTACCCCTGCAGCAAAGTCCACATCTGGTGAGCAAGATCATAAATCAGGGGGACACAAAAACTCCTTCCACACATCCAGGAGTGGTTGCAAATCTGGTCCAGCAGGTCGTCAGCAACAGCAGCCACACAACCAGACAagggaccaacagaaaaagaaattCCAGTATGGGAACTACAACAAATACTACGGTTATCGCAACCCAAGTGCAAGCGAAGACCCGCGGGTCTGTGTCTTCCGTCCAGAGTGGTTCGAAGGTAAACATGTGCTGGATTTAGGCTGTAACTCGGGTCACCTCACGCTctacattgccaaaatgttgcgGCCCGCCCGCATATTGGGCTTGGACATTGACAACGGGCTGGTGCACGCAGCCCGCAAGAATATCAGGCATTATCTCTCTGAGCTGCAGACCCAAGAGGCCAGGCGGGCCACACAGGAGAAGGATGGAGGCCAACAGGACAGTGTTTCAAGCCAGAGTGACAAGAAGCACACGGAAAGAAAGGAAAATGGGAGTGCACTGAAAGAGGCCACAAATGACTCTTGTGGCAGGGATGAGGCCAAGACTCCGAGGCGAGACGGCAAAGTGGAGGAAGTGGAGCAGGAAAGTTGCGATAAATCTGGGAGCTGCTCTTTCCCTTTGTCCCTGCAGATCTCCCGAGGACCCATTGCTGCACCTCCTCTTACTGAAACCTCCACCACACGGCCTGGAGAGTTCCCCTCTAATGTGTCTTTTATCAAG GCCAATTATGTGCTGCAGAACGATAATCTCCTTATAACTCAGCGTCCCGAGTACGACGTGATTCTATGTCTGAGTGTCACCAAATGGGTCCACCTAAACTGGGGGGACAACGGCCTGAAGAGACTCTTTAAGAGAGTTTACAGACATCTCCATCCTGGAGGCGTCTTCATTCTGGAGCCACAGCCTTGGCAGTCCTACGTCAAGAGGAAGAAGCTGACG GACACCATCACCAGAAACTTCCACAGCATCCGCCTCAAGCCAGATCAGTTTTCATCCTATCTGACCAATGAAGTGGGCTTCACCAGTGTTGAGTTCCTCGGAACACCCAAGAGTTCATCAAGAG GTTTTCAGAGGCCAATCTATTTGTTTCAAAAGTGA
- the mepcea gene encoding 7SK snRNA methylphosphate capping enzyme isoform X1: MSVDEDTVKTGSPQATSTSSLQLSECSGSCSGVSVLVEGATGATRDLAAACPVPGTAASPKHSSTVDSLTHSNSTGLRSKGNEAGINRRNNFHHPKQHQQMRVTKRRNTSNFSFKHPTSGKRRRRANSESDSVLPTNFLLGGNIFDPLNLNSLQDEEVNRALNAETPKSSPLPLKSRDPVEILIPRDITDPLNLNSSISDSSFLVAPLKSGGRRRHRNRHHGGSISAAQLSSSESGKNEVKPGESAPFPSALPSLSNPDVSKASNSVSCGEGDSREHSTDDSSILKEEVTSIPVEDSTSSFSGGANQHTSRRKRRRNSGKMDPPMCQSTPAAKSTSGEQDHKSGGHKNSFHTSRSGCKSGPAGRQQQQPHNQTRDQQKKKFQYGNYNKYYGYRNPSASEDPRVCVFRPEWFEGKHVLDLGCNSGHLTLYIAKMLRPARILGLDIDNGLVHAARKNIRHYLSELQTQEARRATQEKDGGQQDSVSSQSDKKHTERKENGSALKEATNDSCGRDEAKTPRRDGKVEEVEQESCDKSGSCSFPLSLQISRGPIAAPPLTETSTTRPGEFPSNVSFIKANYVLQNDNLLITQRPEYDVILCLSVTKWVHLNWGDNGLKRLFKRVYRHLHPGGVFILEPQPWQSYVKRKKLTDTITRNFHSIRLKPDQFSSYLTNEVGFTSVEFLGTPKSSSRGFQRPIYLFQK, translated from the exons ATGTCTGTTGACGAAGACACTGTAAAAACTGGTAGCCCACAGGCTACCTCGACTTCATCCCTGCAGCTGTCAGAATGCTCTGGAAGCTGCAGCGGTGTGTCAGTACTGGTGGAAGGTGCCACAGGGGCCACCCGGGACTTGGCGGCTGCTTGTCCTGTCCCTGGCACCGCTGCCTCACCAAAACACTCTAGCACTGTTGACTCTCTTACGCACTCAAACAGCACTGGATTGAGATCCAAAGGGAATGAGGCTGGCATCAATCGCAGGAACAACTTCCACCACCCCAAACAGCATCAACAAATGAGAGTGACGAAGCGGCGCAACACGTCAAACTTTAGTTTCAAGCATCCGACTTCTGGTAAAAGACGACGACGAGCAAACTCAGAAAGTGACTCTGTCCTGCCAACTAACTTCCTCTTAGGTGGGAACATTTTCGACCCGCTCAATCTTAACAGCTTACAGGATGAGGAGGTTAACCGGGCACTCAATGCTGAGACGCCAAAATCCTCCCCGCTGCCCCTAAAGAGTCGAGACCCCGTGGAGATCCTCATTCCCAGGGACATCACAGATCCTTTGAATTTGAACAGCAGCATATCAGACAGCAGCTTTTTGGTGGCACCTTTAAAGAGTGGCGGAAGGAGGAGGCATCGCAACAGACATCACGGGGGCAGCATTTCAGCTGCACAGTTGAGCTCGTCAGAATCGGGGAAAAATGAAGTTAAACCTGGAGAATCTGCGCCATTTCCTAGTGCACTACCTTCACTTTCTAATCCAGACGTCTCTAAAGCATCAAATAGTGTCTCCTGTGGCGAGGGGGATTCACGTGAACACTCTACTGACGACTCCTCCATTTTGAAGGAGGAGGTGACGTCTATACCTGTTGAGGATTCCACCTCCTCCTTTTCAGGAGGAGCAAATCAGCACACAAGCAGGCGCAAGCGAAGGCGCAACTCTGGCAAAATGGACCCACCTATGTGTCAGTCTACCCCTGCAGCAAAGTCCACATCTGGTGAGCAAGATCATAAATCAGGGGGACACAAAAACTCCTTCCACACATCCAGGAGTGGTTGCAAATCTGGTCCAGCAGGTCGTCAGCAACAGCAGCCACACAACCAGACAagggaccaacagaaaaagaaattCCAGTATGGGAACTACAACAAATACTACGGTTATCGCAACCCAAGTGCAAGCGAAGACCCGCGGGTCTGTGTCTTCCGTCCAGAGTGGTTCGAAGGTAAACATGTGCTGGATTTAGGCTGTAACTCGGGTCACCTCACGCTctacattgccaaaatgttgcgGCCCGCCCGCATATTGGGCTTGGACATTGACAACGGGCTGGTGCACGCAGCCCGCAAGAATATCAGGCATTATCTCTCTGAGCTGCAGACCCAAGAGGCCAGGCGGGCCACACAGGAGAAGGATGGAGGCCAACAGGACAGTGTTTCAAGCCAGAGTGACAAGAAGCACACGGAAAGAAAGGAAAATGGGAGTGCACTGAAAGAGGCCACAAATGACTCTTGTGGCAGGGATGAGGCCAAGACTCCGAGGCGAGACGGCAAAGTGGAGGAAGTGGAGCAGGAAAGTTGCGATAAATCTGGGAGCTGCTCTTTCCCTTTGTCCCTGCAGATCTCCCGAGGACCCATTGCTGCACCTCCTCTTACTGAAACCTCCACCACACGGCCTGGAGAGTTCCCCTCTAATGTGTCTTTTATCAAG GCCAATTATGTGCTGCAGAACGATAATCTCCTTATAACTCAGCGTCCCGAGTACGACGTGATTCTATGTCTGAGTGTCACCAAATGGGTCCACCTAAACTGGGGGGACAACGGCCTGAAGAGACTCTTTAAGAGAGTTTACAGACATCTCCATCCTGGAGGCGTCTTCATTCTGGAGCCACAGCCTTGGCAGTCCTACGTCAAGAGGAAGAAGCTGACG GACACCATCACCAGAAACTTCCACAGCATCCGCCTCAAGCCAGATCAGTTTTCATCCTATCTGACCAATGAAGTGGGCTTCACCAGTGTTGAGTTCCTCGGAACACCCAAGAGTTCATCAAGAG GTTTTCAGAGGCCAATCTATTTGTTTCAAAAGTGA